Proteins encoded in a region of the Perognathus longimembris pacificus isolate PPM17 chromosome 11, ASM2315922v1, whole genome shotgun sequence genome:
- the Igsf8 gene encoding immunoglobulin superfamily member 8 — protein sequence MGALGPAPLPSLPLLLLMLGVSCCAREVSVPKGPLYRVAGTAVTISCNVSGYEGPAQQDFEWFLYRPEAPEAALGIISTRDSQFSYAVFGPRVAAGEVQVQRLRGDAAVLKINRLQVHDAGIYECYTPSTDTRYFGSYSGKVELRVLPDMLQVSAAPPGPRGRQAATSPPRLTVHEGQELALGCLAQTSTQEHTHLAVSFGRAVPETPVGRATLQEVVGLRSDLAVEAGAPYAERLAAGELRLGKEGTDRYRMVVGGAQSGDAGTYHCTAAEWIQDPDGSWAQIAEKRAVLAHVDVQTLSSQLAVTVGPGERRIGPGEPLELLCNVSGALPPAGHHAAYSVGWEMAPAGAPGPGRLVAQLDTEGVGSLGPGYEGRHIAMEKVASRTYRLRLEAARPGDAGTYRCLAKAYVRGSGTRLREAASARSRPLPVHVREEGVVLEAVAWLAGGTVYRGETASLLCNISVRGGPPGLRLAASWWVERLEEGHLSSAPAQLVGGVGQDGVAELGDRPGGGPVSVELVGPRSHRLRLHSLGPEDEGVYHCAPSAWVQHADYSWYQAGSARSGPVTVYPYTHALDTLLVPLLVGTGVALVTGASVLATITCCYMKRLRKR from the exons ATGGGCGCCCTCGGCCCCGCGCCGCTGCCgtcgctgccgctgctgctgctcatGCTGG GAGTCAGTTGCTGTGCCCGGGAGGTGTCGGTCCCCAAGGGGCCACTGTACCGTGTGGCTGGCACAGCCGTCACCATCTCCTGCAATGTGAGTGGCTATGAGGGCCCTGCCCAGCAAGACTTTGAGTGGTTCTTGTACAGGCCGGAGGCGCCCGAAGCTGCTCTTGGCATCATCAGTACTAGGGATTCCCAGTTCTCCTATGCTGTCTTTGGGCCCCGAGTGGCCGCTGGTGAAGTGCAGGTGCAGCGTCTGCGGGGTGATGCTGCTGTCCTCAAGATTAATCGCCTGCAAGTCCATGATGCCGGCATTTACGAGTGTTATACCCCCTCCACGGATACCCGCTACTTTGGGAGCTACAGTGGCAAAGTGGAACTGAGAG TTCTTCCAGATATGCTGCAGGTGTCTGCTGCTCCTCCGGGACCCCGAGGCCGCCAGGCTGCAACGTCACCCCCACGCCTGACAGTCCACGAGGGGCAGGAGCTGGCCCTGGGCTGCCTGGCGCagaccagcacacaggagcacacccACCTGGCGGTGTCTTTTGGGAGAGCCGTGCCTGAGACCCCAGTGGGGCGAGCAACTCTGCAGGAAGTGGTGGGGCTGCGGTCTGACTTGGCCGTGGAGGCTGGCGCTCCCTATGCGGAGCGGCTAGCTGCCGGAGAGCTGCGGCTGGGCAAGGAAGGAACTGATCGCTATCGCATGGTGGTGGGGGGCGCCCAGTCTGGGGATGCGGGCACCTACCACTGCACGGCGGCTGAGTGGATTCAGGATCCTGATGGCAGCTGGGCACAGATTGCAGAGAAGAGGGCTGTCCTGGCTCACGTGGATGTGCAGACGCTGT CCAGCCAGCTGGCGGTGACAGTGGGGCCTGGCGAACGTCGGATCGGCCCGGGGGAGCCTTTGGAACTGTTGTGCAATGTGTCAGGGGCGCTGCCCCCAGCAGGCCATCATGCTGCTTACTCTGTGGGCTGGGAGATGGCGCCCGCCGGGGCGCCTGGGCCTGGCCGCCTGGTAGCCCAGCTGGACACAGAGGGTGTGGGCAGCCTGGGCCCTGGCTATGAGGGCCGTCACATTGCCATGGAGAAGGTGGCATCCAGAACCTACCGGCTCCGGCTGGAGGCTGCCAGGCCTGGCGATGCGGGCACCTACCGCTGCCTGGCCAAAGCCTATGTTCGAGGATCTGGGACCCGGCTTCGTGAAGCAGCCAGTGCCCGCTCCCGGCCTCTCCCTGTGCATGTGCGGGAGGAAG GTGTGGTGCTGGAGGCTGTGGCATGGCTGGCAGGGGGCACAGTGTACCGGGGGGAGACTGCCTCCCTGTTGTGTAACATCTCTGTGCGGGGCGGCCCCCCAGGGCTGCGGTTGGCTGCCAGCTGGTGGGTAGAACGACTGGAGGAGGGGCACCTGAGCTCTGCCCCAGCCCAGCTGGTGGGTGGAGTAGGCCAGGATGGTGTGGCAGAGCTGGGGGACCGGCCTGGAGGAGGCCCTGTCAGTGTGGAACTGGTAGGGCCCAGAAGCCATCGGCTGCGCCTGCACAGCTTGGGACCTGAGGATGAAGGTGTGTACCACTGCGCCCCCAGCGCCTGGGTGCAGCATGCCGACTACAGCTGGTACCAGGCCGGCAGTGCCCGCTCAGGGCCCGTCACAGTCTACCCCTACACGCATG